A segment of the Babylonia areolata isolate BAREFJ2019XMU chromosome 20, ASM4173473v1, whole genome shotgun sequence genome:
gcatgtgttatcaaaaccaacaatacaacagtctgatgcgatgttccaataatatatcatgtctaatgagttaaagacctgcttctgttttaattgtcttcatgttcccaaagccatcgttctcaatttgacttgcccgttcgcatttaccctcaggcacccctgctatttcaaacgtcgacaagaCGTTGAAAATAATGAGCAGACGAACATTTGGTGCAACCAGTGGGAGAAAGCCTTCAACAACAAATGAACTACTAGTATGTTTGACAATCGGACGGTTAGGTTATCTTCACAGTGCACACGTTGAggtggtcgcttcgactgggtcgttcgcaattaggcttacctaccctgtgtgtctgtctttatctgccccactccccacccatacTCACTTTCACTTTTTCTCTGTATATTTTCATCATACTATGAACTTAGGGAGTTGTATattgcaaagaagtatttcaatcGTCCTTCCATCTTCCAACTGTCGTTGTTATTCGCTAACAAAAACACAAACGttcaaacacgtctcgccacttacatttacaaaaattttttaaaacagaaatatgtgaattatcaattatatgtttgtgttattttcatactaacctctagatgtgttaacctctgttgatatgggtcaaaggcctaatcaataaatatgtcaagactcaagactgtATATTTTCATCGTGCAATATTTTCGATATTGTCAGCcgaacattgttttctttctgtttttacttccATTTCCCTGAACAGTTTCTTGGgggaatggtttgtgtgtgtgtgtgtgtgtgtgtgtgtgtgtgtgtgtgtgtgtgtgtgtgtgtgtgtgtgtgtgtgtttgttgttgttgtttttgtgtgtgttttgttttattgttttccaTTATCCTGTGATCACGTGGCTGTACCAGCGTAGTTTTCTTTCAAGTTTCTAACGTTTTCCTTGGAGTTCAATTTCTTTAAGATTTTTCTCTGAACTGACTGCCATATGCAGGATTGTTGGTCTGCGTTTAACCCAGGAAAGTAAGTgtcttgtgattaaaaaaaaaaaaaattacgactGTCGTGTGGCTTCAGATGTCGGCAAGTCAGACATGAAGTTGCGTGTTCCTATCCATTTGTGTGCATTGATGTGTGTAAGCAGACTAGAATGTGAGTCGTGTATGGTGTTGTGAAAAACATACCAGAATAACGTGTAGTTTATATCATCACTGTGGGTGATAAGATGTTTGTACACGGAGACAGCTGGGCCGGCGCTGGTGCCTGTTTCGTAATTCCTGATCGTAGCGAATGTTTTGCATTGAGTTGTAACCAATCAGTGTTTCCGAAACGATAAACACTTTTATAACTGTCAATTGAGGTAGTTGGgatttttcggggggtgggggtgggggtgggggggtgtattattattactcttattattattattattattatatttcattttatttttttgtcaattGAGTTAGTTACTGAAATGTAATAACCGTTGTCCTGTTCATGATTTGTATTTATAGGCAGACAGCATGAAAGGTTCACATGATGCCTTCACATAATGTATTGTACAAGTATGGTGAACCAGCGCTTTAAAAATTATTttcgctgaaaaaacaacaacactataatAAACTTTCCTTGTTATTTATGTCTGTAAAAGTGGAAACGGACAGACACCATGACATGTGTGTGACGACAAGCCATTCtctggctaaaaaaaacaaaacaccccaaacctttcatttatctatttatttatttcatttgttatttactcatctatatatttattcattcgctCATTCACGTATTTATTTCATTATGAATTATCTTTATTaatggttgcttttttttgttttttttgttttttaatcattataTATAATTACCCACTTTTATGGGCATATTTCaaacaaatttctgtgtgtgtgtgtgtgtgtgtgtgtgtgtgtgtgtgtgtgtgtgacagagacagagagagagagggttttcaTCTGCGACAAAGGAAGCCAGACTGTGCGCTGAGATAGCCAGATAACAGTGAAATGTCAGTGGCAGTCAAAGCCCTCCGCAAACAGGAAGGCtgcagtgctcacacacacatagcactaGTCGAATTATGAGGGGAACTTTACACCCCGCCCACAGACATTGTGTCTGAGTGCGGCATGGATTGTCACTTCTGCATGGATTGTCACCTCTGTATGTATGGATTGTCACCTCTGCATGGTTTGTCATCTCTGCATGGATTGTCTCCTCTGCATGGATTGTCACTGCATGGATTGTCACCTCTGCATGTATGGATTGTCACCTCTGCATGGATTGTCACTGCATGGATTGTCACCTCTGCATGGATTGTCACCTCTGCATGGATTGTCACCTCTGCATGGATAGATTGTCACCTCTGCATGGATTGTCACTGCATGGATTGTCACCTCTGCATGGATTGTCACCTCTGCATGCATGGATTGTCACCTCTGCATGCATGGATGGATTGTCACCTCTGCATGGATTGTCACCTCTGCATGCATGGATTGTCACCTCTGCATGGATTGTCATAGATTGTCACCTCTGCATGATTGTCACTGCATAGATTGTCACCTCTGCATAGATTGTCACCTCTGCATGCATGGATTGTCACCTCTGCATGCATGGATGGATTGTCACCTCTGCATGGATTGTCAcctctgcatggattgtcgccgacGATAATATGTGAAGCCCTCACCGCTGTTCGAATTTTCGCCCCTCTGTTCTGATGCTGTTTTGAGGAGTGAGTAAAGAGTTGTCAGTGACATAAATTTTACGACACAGCGTAGAGTCGTTGAAGGGCTGTGTCCGCTCTCGCagataagatcacacacacacacacacacacacacacacacacacacacacacacacacacacacagagtgacagtagCCAAGCCTGACCAATTTACAACCCATCCACTGTTTTACTTGTACGATCTCACTGCGTGAGAAGTTGTGCTGTAACTTTACGACCCAGCGTGGCGTCGTTGAGGAGCTGTGTTCTCGCAgataagacaacacacacacacacacacacacacacacacacacacacacagacatccgcacgcacaaacacgcagacatacacacatacacacgcacaccacatgtATTACCCACTCCTgtccaccaccactacatcccTCTTACACAAACACGAATTttctctcaaacacaaacacgatgtacacgcgcacgcataccctcacaaaaacaagcacacagcaATCTCATATGCACGTgcccacacgaacacacgcacataacaacaacaacaacaccaacaagagcaCCAGTGCAGAGGGGCAACAATATTTGCAGTGAGGGATGCAcgtaatgtcgccggcgacaatccatgcaggggcaacaatccatgcaggggcgacaatacatgccgcaacatgTCTTCTGTGTTGTCGTGTCTCCGCTGTGAGCAGACCACAGCCGCAGCCAGCAGTAGAACAAGTTGAGTATTTGTTAAACATGACACCGCGTACGCGCGGCGCAAAgacagcgggggaaaaaaaaactaacgATGACTGAGCAGcatgactgaaagaaagaaagaaaacactcttgcagcacacacacacacacacacacacacacacacagtgagtgaacaACGGAAAAATGAAGCAGAATATGTAAAGCTGGAACTTGCGAACACCTGACGTCTTCTTCCCGTACACTGGACTGATTTCATGCCTTCCTCCTCCTGTCACAGTTCTCGCTTCTGCTGAAAGTAGTCAGACAATGAtaatttaaagaaagaagaagaaaaaaaagactagtTGTCAAGATCAAGCGCGTGCATACATCTTGTATTTGCATAATTATTGCGtgcctccagagagagaaagaaagagagacagagagagaatctacatagttatttttttctctttgagaCACTGCTATTGTGTGTGAAAACACTTTGcacgtgtttgttttttcatattgTATGGCCTCGACGGTTGCAGCTGTGAGACGATTTTtgtgctggattctcgcccgtgCCGGACCtcgtgggtgaagggtggagcgGATTTCACAGAACGATATTCAACAGCCAAGATGATCGTAGCAACCCAGCTCAAGGATCGCCATGGCAACGACATTTACTATGGAAacggtggtgaggtgtggtaccCACCGTCCCTTCACGTTCAGGACTACAGGGCACACCTGAAGAAGACACGTCACATGAAACTGAGGGATGACGACATACTTATTACGTCATTTCCTCGAAGCGGTGAGACTCCTCCTTACCTCCTCTtcaccttcctctttttcttccttttcccccaaTTACTTATTACTACGTGGTGATATATTATGTTTATCAAGAATACTGCAATGattatgttaaacacacacacacacacacacacacacacacacacacacacacacacacacacacacacacacatgcacacacatgcacacgttttACACATTCATTATGAAGATAAAGGTTTTTATTTCCAGAAGTATGCTTACGAtgaacacatagatagatagatagatagatagatagacaaacagatagatagacaggtagatagacagatagaactgGTATGCCCTTTTCCACTTCCACGAAGAGATTTCATTTGTAATCTCCTTTCAGtgctttttgtcttttgtctgctATACACATGAGTATTAAGTACATACAGTATAAGTATATAAGTATATTCAAGTATATTTGTAtactgcgtacacacacacacacacacacacacacacacacacacacacatatatatatatatatatatattcatatattcatagatagatagatagatagatagatagatagatagatagattgcaCAGACAGGCAGCAGGCAGTAGATATTCAGtctgaaaaaacaaacccaacctttCCACATTCTCATTCTCGctttacgcacgcacacatcatttTGGTTGACGATGATTTCGCCCACCCAGGTACCTTCTGGCATCACGAAATCGTTAACATGCTGTTGCAAAACACTGCGGACTACGTGGGTCGTGTTGAGGAGGACCACCTTGAGTGGATAGACCTCGATAAACTGCCCGCAACGGATCGACCACGTACCTACGCCACCCATCTGAGGTAGAGTGGGCGTGGTGTCATGAAATGTTGTGCAAACCCGTTGACACATACTGAAAAAGATAGCATAAAACATCGTAATGAGTaatattattttcacacacacacacacacacacacacacacacacacacacacacacacacacacacacacacacacacacacacacacacacacacacacacacacacacacacacacacacacacacagacaagagagtgTGGGCGTGGTGTCATGAAATGTTGTGAAAACCCATTGACACATACTGAAAAAGACAGCATAAAACATCGTAATGAGTAATAATCAAaatgcatcggtctctacagtcacaggcgacgctgcttggtccaatcagacagcccaattagacattaggtcagccatgaccgaaggaggcctactattaTTAATGTTTATcaaaagtctacgctcgggtccccCTAATTCgtctgcagaaactggccgaacgcgtttacccggaatgacagtgcggttttcgagcagagagatccacggtagacatgatcttctcccttcgccaaatccaggagaagtgcagagagcagaggatgcccctgtatgtcgcattcattgacctcaccaaggcctttgacctagtcagcagagacggccttttcagggatcttcgaaagattggctgcccccccaaactgcacagcttgattgagtcctcccactccaacatgaaagggacggtgcagtttaatggtaacctctccaagcccttcgacgtacgcagcggtgtcaaacaaggctgtgtcttcgcccccaccctatttggaatcttctttgcttttctcctgagacatgcgttcagcacagcgcaagaagggatctacctgcggaccagatcaaaTGGCAGGCTcttcttcaatctcgcccgcctcagagcaaggacaaaagtccgcaaAGCCCTCATCAGGGACATgctttttgctgacgatgccgcagttgtgacccacacccagcgggacttgcagtcactaatggaccgcttctcccaggtcgcatcccaaaagacatccttaaTGGAGAGCTCGTCACAGGGCacagaagcatcggccgcccacagctgagatacaaagacgtttgcaaacgtgacatgaaggcacttgagatcaacactgagtcctgggagggccttgcagatgaccgcaacagatggagaagcactctcaagaatcagctacggattggtgaggacaaactgtcagctgctgcagcagaaaagcgagctcgcagaaaagggacagcagccgacagaccagcatcagcttacacatgtgatcgctgcgacagagactgtctctctcgcatcggtctctacagcaacaggcgacgctgcttggttcaagcagacagcccaattagacattaggtcggatatactgtatccatggtcagccatgaccgaaggaggcctactattaTTACTGTTTATCAATTACCAGAACAGAATAGATAAAAGGCATgggaaaaccacacacaaaatggaGCTGTTGGATTAATAGTGTCTTCTGCCTTGATGTTCTCTCCAGATGGTCTGCCCGATGATCTTTTTCTTCATTCAATTATGTCGTAAAAttcttttgtgctttgttttatgGACTACTGTTGTTGTCAGTCTGGCAAGTACCCAAGGTGCTCAGAATAGGATGGAATCAATTTCattttgtcatgaaaccttaaggacTAAAAGACACGaggcacacattgcacacacacacacacacacacacacacacacacacacacacacacacacacacacacgcacgcacacacacacacacacacacactgaataaacaaacaaacagataaataaatagttaaattCATGAGTGGAACAGCATCAAAAACAGATTTCCCATGTCTTGGTTGTACATCGTGTATTAGCATCAACATACTGGGGTATAATGTTACCCGTGTCATCAAATTAGTTAGTATCCTTGGAAAAGAAAAAATTTGATATGCGTGCTGTTGCAATCCAGGACACAATGTGAAATGCCTCACACAGCAATATGTCACCGCATCAGCTGCATTACAAAGACAGACAATGCGGTCAAGTAAAAGGTGGCTCATATAAACACATTGAAttaacttttctctcttttttgagtGACATTCAAGTACATGCACGAAGATGATGATAACGTGAACTGGTTTTGGAGTTGATATGACTTGACCTGTATAAtatggtttgtctgtgtgtctgtctgtctttacgtacgtatgtatataGGCATGTGAATTCACTGTGTGAAGAACATGTTGTTGGTATGGACATACACATGGTTGGATACATTAATACCAGGCtgatgtttgtatgtgtctatgtatgtatgtgtccatgcatgtatgtatgtgtccgtgtatgtatgtttctatgcatgtatgtatgtatgtatgtatgtatgtatgtatgtcaattCACTGTGTGATGAACACGTTGTTGGTATGGACATACACATGGCTGGATACATTAATGGATACATTAATACCAgactgatgtatgtatgtatgtattgtagaTTGACAGACGATTGAATTAATGAATATgtggagagatggatggatgctTTTATGTGTGACAGGTATCACCTTCTACCCCAGCAAGCAAGcgagaagaaggtgaaggtcatCTACTGTTACCGGAACCCCAAGGACTGTTGGGTGTCGTTCTACAACCTCGTCCGTGGCATCAAACTCATACCATCCTATGAGGGCACTTGGTCCCACTTCTTCGATCTCATGATCGACTCTGGATGTGAGTGTTGGGCGACCCGACAATCGTGAATGGTCGAGGTTTCTAACAATGCAAAACCTACACCcttccgacacccccaccccctcacctacgCCTCTGATTGCAGTCTTTCACGTCAGACGACACTGAAGTAGGGTTCAGCATACATTTCTTGTGCGTAAATGAACAAAGTATTTGTACATAATTCTGTATTAGATAAAATGGTTGCAGTTACACATACGGAAATAGTGGTGCTGTACTCAAGCCGACCCGCTGATTCCCTGCAGTGAGAAGTCACTCGAACTTCACAAAGGGAAGTCTGATAACCGTGACGAACACTGTAATCAGTACtctatgttatgaatgtattcacaaatcttccccttcttatctctgcggctgccttcacctccacactccatctcgctcactacgatcggcttcgaatccactgttttcgcatacccagattcaaacactcctctGTTGGACgcagttttttctctgtctctggaccatgcaattggaatgaacttcctccttcgcttcctcaagtctccacactcagctctttcaagtctggccttaaaacccacctcttcccaaaatagcctccctcccctgcctcgtccttgttttctgtttctccagttttagagttatgcatgcgtgtgaatgactggtgcgaaagcgctttgatttgtctttgctcaagattcagcgctatatgaataccattattatcattattattattattattaatgcaaTGCACTACAGTATAAAGCGCTGCAATGCAGTGTGGTGCACTAAAATACTGTTCAATCCAATCCATTGCAGACTTGCAAACTACCTCTGCTGTCGCTTACCTGTTTTCCTATAAttaatgttgctgttgctattactaCCGTAACTATTCCCAACAGTTTTCGAACTATTCCCTTATTAATGGCACCATCATCATTTAAATGATGATAGATAAGACCACGGTGGTGAGATAATTGTGGTAACAGTGTTCACCTTGACAAAGCAAGCTTTAGAAACCAAACCATTAATCAGGAGCATGACTGGTTGAAGATGTGTCACCTCCTGACATCAatctggtttaactctctccatatgaacggcgaaagagacgaagttgacagcgtttcaccccaattacgatcatcaaaatattgcaagaggaaggctcttatactgaagaggtgaatgttgacaaagaataccacaattcttacgacgggagctaaaggttgggtcattgagacacccactggacatccga
Coding sequences within it:
- the LOC143294998 gene encoding sulfotransferase 1C2A-like — translated: MIVATQLKDRHGNDIYYGNGGEVWYPPSLHVQDYRAHLKKTRHMKLRDDDILITSFPRSGTFWHHEIVNMLLQNTADYVGRVEEDHLEWIDLDKLPATDRPRTYATHLRYHLLPQQASEKKVKVIYCYRNPKDCWVSFYNLVRGIKLIPSYEGTWSHFFDLMIDSGYWFGDWFDHVLDWEKAKSDHPDDIFLSCYELMKKDPVGQIMKIDQFLGLNRGRQLCEQIAEACQFLKLKAVKEAKSPEIFGETVWTKESGGMYRKGEIADWKNWFTVAQSEQLDAVFKKRMSESKLPFFFE